The Zobellia alginiliquefaciens genome contains a region encoding:
- a CDS encoding glucoamylase family protein encodes MRVLTIALFTGSLLIGCGGNPSKKEKIGTQQEPEIGKELTDEQLLDSVQKQTFDYFWEGAEPESGLARERIHLDNVYPAHDKDIITTGGSGFGLMAILVGVERGFISREQALERYEKSVSFLEKADRFHGVWPHWLMPDGKMTPFSKMDNGGDLVETAFLVQGLLTVKEYFESGNEREKELANRIQKLWEEVEWDWYTKGENVLYWHWSPEYKWEMNFPVGGYNEALIMYVLAAASPTHPIKKEVYEQGWAKNGEIKNDTTFYGLRTIINHYEHDRSPVGPMFWAHYSYLGLNPKDLKDQYADYWKLNENHAMIQYRHAVENPHEYKGYGKNLWGFTSSYSMKGYAGHRPDRDLGVISPTAALASMPYTPEQSKDFLRYMYTEQDSLIGKYGPYDAFSLEHKWYVPRYLAIDQGPIPVMIENYRSGLFWQLFMTNSDVQKGLRKLGFTSPSLPNE; translated from the coding sequence ATGAGAGTATTGACTATAGCCCTTTTTACGGGTTCCCTTTTGATCGGGTGTGGTGGCAATCCATCAAAAAAAGAAAAAATTGGAACCCAACAAGAGCCTGAGATAGGTAAGGAATTGACCGATGAGCAGTTGTTGGATTCCGTTCAGAAACAGACGTTTGACTATTTCTGGGAAGGTGCAGAACCAGAATCTGGTTTGGCTCGTGAGCGTATTCATTTGGATAACGTTTATCCAGCTCATGACAAGGATATTATTACCACAGGTGGTTCAGGCTTTGGCCTCATGGCCATTTTGGTAGGGGTAGAGCGCGGTTTTATTAGCCGTGAACAAGCTTTGGAGCGTTACGAGAAATCGGTCTCATTTTTAGAAAAAGCGGATAGATTTCATGGGGTTTGGCCCCACTGGCTTATGCCCGACGGAAAGATGACGCCTTTCAGTAAGATGGATAATGGAGGGGATTTGGTAGAAACTGCTTTCTTGGTACAGGGCCTGTTGACCGTAAAAGAATATTTTGAGTCGGGTAATGAGCGTGAGAAAGAACTGGCGAACAGAATTCAAAAACTTTGGGAAGAGGTTGAGTGGGACTGGTACACCAAAGGTGAAAATGTACTCTATTGGCATTGGTCGCCTGAATACAAATGGGAGATGAACTTCCCTGTAGGTGGATATAATGAGGCTCTTATTATGTATGTTTTGGCTGCAGCTTCGCCAACACATCCTATAAAAAAGGAAGTTTACGAACAAGGTTGGGCTAAAAATGGCGAAATTAAAAATGATACTACTTTTTATGGTTTAAGAACCATAATAAATCATTATGAGCATGACAGGTCTCCTGTTGGCCCAATGTTTTGGGCACATTATTCGTATTTGGGCCTCAACCCGAAAGACTTAAAAGACCAATACGCAGATTATTGGAAGTTAAACGAGAACCATGCAATGATTCAGTATCGTCATGCCGTAGAGAATCCGCATGAATATAAAGGGTACGGAAAGAATCTTTGGGGATTTACTTCTAGCTACTCAATGAAAGGGTATGCAGGTCATAGACCTGACCGTGACCTTGGTGTTATATCACCAACGGCCGCACTTGCCTCTATGCCATATACGCCTGAGCAGAGTAAAGATTTTTTACGGTACATGTATACGGAACAGGACTCTTTAATTGGTAAATATGGTCCCTATGATGCCTTTAGCTTAGAGCACAAATGGTACGTGCCAAGGTATTTGGCAATTGACCAAGGGCCTATTCCTGTAATGATAGAGAATTATAGAAGCGGACTTTTCTGGCAACTTTTTATGACCAATTCAGATGTGCAAAAAGGTTTAAGAAAATTAGGATTCACTTCTCCAAGTTTGCCAAATGAATAA
- a CDS encoding LamG-like jellyroll fold domain-containing protein, with protein MKNVKYIVSCLMAATLFYSCDQGIDSLTEVDPGADATAPAITITSPSEGLAVKVNEELATITVKFQAEDDIELGSVEVLLNGTRIGNYNSFKDYRKLIVDDLVYDQLEDGAHQLTVIAKDLDGKSTSEVVNFTKEPAYISKYPGELLYMPFEGGYVDLLSFEEAEQVGTPSISEESLAGDGSYAGAEDSYLTLDPERFKNAELSAIFWIKLNAVPDRAGILAMSPPLSETGGNVLTSGFRFFRENANGKQRLILNVGSGDSNTSLAGWEVAEVDPSTDEWVNVALTISPTEATVYIDGQMVRQDQITGIDWTDVNILSIMSGEPNFSAWNHKSDLSLLDELRIFDRAITQEEVKQIIQDDSGIVVSDYPPNFSGEMFYMPFENSYENLFTGLEADVVGTPGFSDDVIAGEAAYVGAEDSYLTVPSNGLTTDEFSATLWYKVDTESGNGGVLTMSPEDTEKDGYPEVQNLRISGFRLMHEGDATREIFKLNVGNGEADTWLDGGDAAAINPTTDGWVHLAFSISASKAVLYINGEEVSQNAVSGGIDWSDCDILSIGSGAPRFTEWGHLADESLMDELRLFNKALSQEEIQEIMNVNL; from the coding sequence ATGAAAAATGTAAAATACATAGTATCATGTTTGATGGCAGCTACGCTTTTTTATAGCTGTGATCAAGGTATCGATTCTTTAACCGAAGTTGATCCCGGGGCAGATGCAACGGCACCGGCAATAACAATTACTTCACCTTCAGAGGGCCTAGCGGTTAAGGTAAATGAGGAGCTAGCAACGATTACCGTTAAGTTTCAGGCCGAAGATGATATAGAGCTAGGTTCGGTAGAAGTATTGCTGAACGGAACTAGAATAGGCAATTATAACAGTTTTAAAGATTACCGTAAGTTGATTGTTGATGATTTGGTGTATGATCAATTGGAAGATGGGGCGCATCAACTTACGGTTATTGCCAAAGATTTGGATGGGAAATCTACCAGTGAGGTGGTCAATTTTACCAAAGAGCCAGCGTATATTTCCAAATACCCTGGCGAGCTCTTATATATGCCTTTTGAAGGGGGGTATGTAGACTTGTTGAGTTTTGAAGAGGCAGAACAAGTAGGTACGCCTTCCATTAGCGAAGAAAGCTTAGCGGGAGATGGTTCTTATGCTGGTGCGGAAGACTCCTATTTGACACTAGATCCGGAACGATTCAAGAATGCAGAGTTAAGTGCTATTTTTTGGATAAAATTAAATGCAGTACCAGACCGTGCCGGTATTTTGGCAATGAGTCCCCCTCTTAGCGAAACAGGTGGAAATGTATTGACCAGTGGTTTCAGGTTTTTTAGGGAAAATGCAAACGGGAAACAACGTCTAATTCTTAACGTAGGGTCTGGTGATTCTAATACTAGTTTAGCAGGATGGGAAGTTGCTGAAGTTGACCCTTCTACTGATGAGTGGGTGAATGTAGCGTTGACTATTTCCCCAACGGAAGCTACGGTATATATTGATGGACAGATGGTTCGTCAAGATCAGATAACGGGTATTGATTGGACGGATGTAAACATTCTTTCCATTATGTCTGGTGAACCTAATTTTTCAGCTTGGAATCATAAATCCGATTTAAGTTTGCTTGATGAATTGCGAATTTTTGATCGCGCTATTACGCAAGAAGAAGTGAAACAAATCATTCAAGATGATTCGGGTATCGTGGTATCGGATTACCCTCCTAATTTCTCGGGAGAGATGTTTTATATGCCTTTTGAGAATTCGTATGAGAATCTGTTTACTGGTTTGGAGGCAGATGTAGTGGGTACACCTGGTTTTTCCGATGATGTTATTGCGGGTGAAGCTGCTTATGTAGGTGCGGAAGATTCTTATTTGACCGTTCCTTCTAACGGATTGACTACAGATGAGTTCAGTGCCACACTTTGGTACAAGGTCGATACGGAATCTGGTAATGGAGGAGTATTGACAATGAGTCCTGAAGACACCGAAAAAGATGGATATCCTGAAGTTCAGAATCTAAGGATTAGTGGTTTTAGGTTAATGCACGAGGGTGATGCTACACGAGAAATTTTCAAACTAAATGTAGGTAATGGTGAAGCTGATACGTGGTTAGACGGAGGAGATGCAGCGGCCATTAACCCAACTACGGACGGATGGGTGCATTTGGCCTTCTCTATTTCAGCTAGCAAAGCGGTACTTTATATCAACGGGGAAGAGGTTTCTCAAAATGCCGTAAGTGGTGGTATTGATTGGTCGGATTGCGATATTCTATCCATAGGTTCGGGAGCTCCAAGATTTACGGAGTGGGGCCATTTGGCCGATGAGAGCTTAATGGATGAGCTACGCTTGTTCAATAAGGCGCTATCTCAAGAAGAAATTCAAGAAATTATGAACGTTAATTTATAG
- a CDS encoding alpha/beta hydrolase, giving the protein MKKRLYFFQVLIVLVFGFQSTQAQEVYLDSIHAKIGKETFTYSDTLKLDFYSSEKGVVPNRPLLILVHGGGFSGGKRDNFLESGFSEAMAKRGYAVASISYSLRKGKSFGCDCPSTEKIETFKSVSADVLKATRFLIGKSAKLNFDKNKIILVGSSAGAEAVLNTAFLQYHPDFKKLPYGDIKFAGVVSFAGAVLNADYIVKNNAVPTLLFHGKKDKLVPFGTAPHHHCIASAAGYLMLDGSRTIAERLKVLNTSCTLVYDPNGSHDWANLPYAQVDLISEFILQNVLNGKLIQSHVRMSPKN; this is encoded by the coding sequence ATGAAAAAGCGTTTATACTTTTTTCAGGTATTGATTGTATTGGTTTTTGGGTTTCAATCTACGCAAGCACAAGAGGTGTATTTAGATAGTATTCATGCCAAAATCGGCAAAGAAACTTTTACTTATTCCGATACCTTAAAACTGGACTTCTATTCTTCTGAAAAAGGGGTTGTACCCAATCGTCCTTTACTGATTTTAGTTCATGGTGGAGGTTTTTCCGGAGGGAAGAGAGACAATTTCTTGGAAAGCGGATTTTCAGAAGCTATGGCAAAAAGAGGCTACGCCGTTGCTTCAATCAGTTACAGCTTACGAAAAGGAAAATCCTTTGGGTGCGATTGCCCATCCACCGAAAAAATAGAAACGTTCAAATCCGTTTCTGCCGATGTTTTGAAAGCCACTAGGTTTTTAATAGGCAAATCCGCTAAGTTGAATTTCGATAAAAATAAAATTATTCTAGTGGGCAGCAGTGCCGGGGCCGAAGCTGTTCTCAATACGGCATTTTTACAGTATCACCCGGACTTTAAAAAATTGCCTTATGGAGATATAAAATTTGCCGGTGTAGTTTCATTTGCCGGGGCCGTTCTAAATGCGGATTACATAGTGAAAAATAATGCTGTCCCTACTTTACTATTCCATGGTAAAAAGGATAAACTGGTACCTTTTGGAACTGCGCCACACCACCACTGCATAGCATCCGCAGCTGGTTATCTTATGTTAGACGGTTCAAGGACCATTGCTGAAAGGTTGAAGGTGCTCAATACATCATGCACCTTGGTTTATGACCCGAACGGTAGTCATGATTGGGCAAATCTGCCCTATGCTCAGGTAGACCTAATTTCTGAATTTATTCTACAAAATGTTCTCAACGGAAAGCTTATCCAAAGTCACGTGAGAATGTCCCCCAAAAATTAA
- the bglX gene encoding beta-glucosidase BglX — protein MNTLKIKLLSFILLFGLGLFSVKAQEKIDQVEALLSKMTLEEKIGQLNLLTPGGGIATGSVVSKNVEAKIKAGQVGGLFGVAGPEKVRQAQKIAIENSRLKIPLLIGSDIIHGYKTTFPIPLGTAASWDLELIKKMAETAAKEATADGINWNFSPMVDIARDPRWGRIAEGAGEDPFLGSAIATAMIKGYQGTDLKKPNTMMATVKHLVLYGAAEGGRDYNSVDMGKVKMYNQYLPVYKAAVDAGVGSAMTSFNDIDGVPASGNKWMITDLLRKQWGFEGMVVSDYTSVNEMVAHGLGDLQTVSALALNAGLDMDMVGEGFLTTLKKSVEEGKVSEESITQACRRILTAKYNLGLFDDPYLYADESRPEKDILSQENRKLAREAARQSFVLLKKHENVLPLQKSAKIALVGPLANNKNNMLGTWAPTGDPQLSVPVFEGFKNVAPKAKINYAKGANITNDPDLAKRANVFGTRVEIDERSPETLLNEALKLAANSDVIVAVVGEASEFSGEAASRTNLSLPESQKRMLTELSKIGKPMVIVLMSGRPLTIEDEFALPASILQVWHAGIEAGNAIADVVFGDYNPSGKLTATWPRNVGQVPVYHSMKNTGRPIEADNFQKFKSNYLDVVNTPLFPFGYGLSYTEFGYKNLKVQHSEIAQNEAVEISVEVTNTGDFDGAEIVQLYLRDVVRSITPPMRELKGFTKVFLKKGETKTVKLTLQPNDLKFYNGALEFVAEPGDFEIFVGTNSQAELKASFKLN, from the coding sequence ATGAATACTCTAAAAATAAAATTACTCTCCTTTATCCTTTTGTTTGGTTTAGGATTATTTTCCGTGAAAGCACAGGAAAAGATAGATCAAGTAGAAGCGCTACTTTCAAAAATGACCTTGGAAGAAAAAATAGGGCAGCTCAATTTATTAACCCCTGGTGGAGGTATTGCCACAGGTTCGGTGGTGAGTAAAAATGTAGAAGCAAAGATAAAAGCAGGTCAGGTTGGGGGCTTGTTTGGAGTCGCAGGACCAGAGAAGGTGCGTCAGGCCCAAAAAATAGCTATTGAAAACTCTCGACTTAAAATACCGTTGTTAATTGGTTCGGATATTATCCACGGCTATAAAACTACCTTCCCCATTCCTTTGGGAACCGCAGCTAGTTGGGATTTGGAGCTGATAAAGAAAATGGCAGAGACGGCAGCCAAGGAAGCCACTGCGGACGGAATCAACTGGAATTTTTCTCCCATGGTAGATATCGCTCGTGATCCCAGATGGGGGCGTATTGCCGAAGGAGCAGGGGAAGACCCGTTTTTAGGAAGTGCCATTGCAACCGCAATGATAAAGGGCTACCAAGGTACGGATCTAAAGAAACCTAACACCATGATGGCTACGGTGAAGCATTTGGTGCTTTATGGCGCTGCCGAAGGTGGGCGTGATTACAATTCCGTAGACATGGGAAAAGTGAAAATGTACAACCAATATCTGCCAGTTTATAAAGCTGCCGTGGACGCAGGAGTAGGTAGCGCCATGACCTCTTTTAATGATATTGACGGCGTACCGGCTTCCGGGAATAAATGGATGATTACGGATTTGTTGCGGAAACAATGGGGCTTTGAGGGAATGGTAGTTTCCGACTATACTTCGGTCAATGAGATGGTAGCGCATGGTTTGGGTGATTTACAAACGGTGTCGGCACTTGCCTTAAATGCAGGCCTTGATATGGACATGGTGGGCGAAGGCTTTTTAACAACACTCAAAAAGTCTGTAGAAGAAGGTAAGGTAAGCGAGGAATCTATCACTCAGGCTTGCCGAAGAATCTTGACGGCCAAATACAACTTAGGCCTTTTTGACGACCCTTACCTTTATGCCGATGAAAGTAGACCTGAAAAAGATATTCTAAGCCAAGAGAACCGCAAGCTTGCCCGAGAAGCAGCAAGGCAATCGTTCGTATTATTAAAAAAGCATGAGAATGTACTTCCGTTACAGAAAAGTGCCAAGATAGCTCTAGTTGGACCTCTTGCGAACAATAAAAACAATATGTTGGGTACTTGGGCGCCGACAGGAGACCCGCAGCTTTCCGTTCCTGTTTTTGAAGGGTTTAAAAATGTAGCACCAAAAGCAAAAATAAATTATGCAAAAGGAGCTAACATTACCAACGACCCAGATTTGGCAAAGCGTGCCAATGTATTTGGAACGCGTGTTGAAATAGACGAACGTTCACCGGAAACGCTTTTGAACGAAGCGTTAAAGCTTGCCGCAAATTCAGATGTTATTGTTGCTGTGGTAGGAGAAGCAAGTGAATTTAGTGGAGAAGCCGCAAGCAGAACCAATTTATCCCTTCCTGAAAGTCAAAAAAGAATGTTGACCGAACTATCAAAAATAGGTAAGCCAATGGTCATAGTCCTTATGAGCGGAAGACCTCTGACCATTGAGGACGAGTTTGCCTTGCCAGCGAGTATACTCCAGGTGTGGCATGCCGGTATTGAAGCAGGTAACGCTATCGCGGATGTTGTATTTGGAGATTATAATCCTTCGGGCAAATTAACGGCAACATGGCCGCGCAACGTAGGTCAGGTTCCCGTGTATCACAGTATGAAGAATACGGGTAGACCGATTGAAGCTGATAATTTTCAAAAATTCAAGTCCAATTATCTAGATGTAGTCAATACCCCACTTTTTCCTTTTGGCTATGGATTGAGCTATACTGAATTCGGCTATAAAAACCTGAAGGTCCAGCACTCGGAAATCGCACAGAACGAAGCGGTAGAAATTTCGGTAGAGGTTACCAATACAGGTGATTTTGATGGTGCGGAAATCGTACAGCTCTACCTTAGAGATGTGGTAAGGAGTATTACACCACCCATGCGAGAGTTGAAAGGATTTACCAAGGTTTTCTTGAAAAAAGGCGAAACCAAGACTGTAAAATTGACACTACAACCTAATGACCTTAAATTTTATAACGGAGCACTTGAGTTTGTTGCTGAGCCAGGTGATTTTGAAATATTCGTGGGTACCAATTCGCAAGCGGAATTGAAGGCATCCTTTAAATTGAACTAG
- a CDS encoding glucoamylase family protein translates to MNKVVGLFLLVSLCFSCSSDDGKNGAIGVSELPEVPEENVPEEEEEEEEELPELSDEELLDLTQKETFKYFYDFAQAESGAARERYHPQDLTNDPNTVTVGGTGFGLMGILVGIERGFISRSEGVERLAKIMSFLEEADRFHGAWPHWLDGQTGKVLPFSEKDNGADLVETSFLTQGLICVKEYLKNGSPEEKELAAQADSLWKGVEWNWFTQDQNTLYWHWSPDFGFDINLELKGYNEVLMTYVMAAASPNFPINKEIYENGWASNGAIANGALAYDIPLVVDHAGNSPKGGPLFWAHYSYLGLDPRNLADAFVNYGEAAVNHAKINLAYCIDNPKNFTDYGEDCWGLTASYSRNADGGIGYNAHSPSNDTGVVSPTAALSSMPYTPEASMKALRYFYKNKDKLLGPAGFYDAFSPQNDFWVADAYLAIDQGPILVMIENHRSELLWRLFMQNEDVNKGLDALGFTY, encoded by the coding sequence ATGAATAAAGTTGTTGGTCTCTTTTTATTGGTCTCGTTGTGCTTTTCATGTTCTTCTGATGATGGGAAAAATGGCGCAATCGGGGTTTCCGAGCTGCCCGAAGTTCCTGAGGAAAATGTACCTGAAGAAGAAGAGGAAGAGGAGGAAGAACTTCCGGAGCTCTCGGATGAGGAACTGTTAGACCTGACGCAAAAAGAGACCTTCAAATATTTTTATGATTTCGCGCAAGCAGAATCAGGTGCTGCTCGTGAAAGATATCATCCTCAAGACCTGACCAATGACCCTAATACGGTTACTGTTGGCGGAACAGGTTTTGGGTTAATGGGGATTCTTGTGGGAATTGAAAGGGGATTCATTTCAAGAAGCGAAGGTGTGGAAAGACTCGCTAAAATTATGTCGTTTTTAGAGGAAGCAGACCGCTTTCATGGCGCTTGGCCTCATTGGTTAGATGGACAGACAGGTAAGGTGCTTCCATTTAGTGAAAAAGATAATGGTGCAGATTTAGTCGAAACTTCATTTTTAACACAGGGGTTAATTTGTGTAAAGGAATACTTAAAAAACGGTTCTCCCGAAGAAAAGGAGTTGGCAGCGCAAGCCGATAGTTTATGGAAAGGAGTGGAGTGGAATTGGTTCACCCAAGATCAAAATACTTTGTATTGGCATTGGAGTCCCGATTTTGGTTTCGATATCAACTTAGAATTAAAGGGGTACAACGAAGTTTTGATGACGTACGTTATGGCAGCGGCTTCTCCCAATTTTCCTATTAATAAAGAAATTTATGAAAATGGCTGGGCATCAAATGGCGCTATTGCCAATGGCGCTTTAGCATATGATATTCCTCTGGTTGTAGACCATGCAGGTAATTCTCCCAAAGGCGGGCCATTGTTTTGGGCACACTACTCTTATTTAGGGCTAGATCCTCGAAACTTGGCCGACGCTTTTGTGAATTATGGTGAAGCGGCCGTAAATCATGCCAAAATCAATTTGGCGTATTGCATAGATAACCCAAAAAATTTTACGGATTATGGCGAAGATTGTTGGGGTCTTACTGCTAGTTACAGTAGAAATGCCGATGGCGGTATAGGGTACAATGCGCATAGCCCGTCTAATGACACAGGTGTAGTTTCGCCTACCGCGGCACTAAGTTCTATGCCGTATACTCCGGAAGCTTCGATGAAAGCGTTACGGTATTTTTATAAGAATAAAGATAAACTTTTAGGCCCTGCAGGTTTTTATGATGCTTTTAGTCCGCAAAACGATTTTTGGGTGGCAGATGCATATTTGGCCATAGACCAAGGTCCTATTTTAGTTATGATAGAAAACCATAGGTCAGAATTACTATGGCGACTTTTTATGCAAAATGAAGATGTAAATAAAGGTCTGGATGCCTTAGGGTTTACCTATTAG
- a CDS encoding sulfatase family protein, producing MFRFSKLLVLVSLVFLNCKEETIEPKKSDKKTNILFIMADDHAIQAISAYGHPLTQQAPTPNIDRLAKNGALFTHSYVTNSICGPSRAVILTGKHSHINGFRQNGDQFNGNQVTLPKILKSAGYQTAIVGKWHLHGEPQGFDYSKIIVDQGNYYNPDFIEKDDTTRIQGYATDIITNDALNWLQNKRNDSLPFFMMVHHKAPHRNWMPALRYMNKYDSVQFPLPDTYFPSLENQQAAEAQLQTIYDDMYEGHDLKMSKEYGSTELAHNPWTTDFERMSPEQRNAWDKAYLPKNNAFHQANLKGKDLAKWKFQRYMQDYMATIAAVDEGVGKILDYLEESGLDKNTLVVYTSDQGFYMGEKGWFDKRFMYEESFGTPLLMQLPGTISAETKVDAMVQNLDFAQTFLDFAGVEGESRAMQGQSFKGLLDGSMNPEDFRDVLYYHYYDYPAFHMVKKHYGIRTARYKLMHFYDDIDIWEFYDLYKDPKELNNIIDDRTYSSVIEQMHHKLDSVQKVYKVTEKEFVQAPEKKVNDAYKQFKRLRGKP from the coding sequence ATGTTTCGTTTCTCAAAATTACTAGTACTGGTTTCGTTGGTATTTCTCAATTGTAAAGAGGAGACCATTGAACCTAAAAAATCAGATAAAAAGACCAACATCCTTTTTATCATGGCCGATGACCATGCTATTCAAGCCATAAGCGCCTACGGGCATCCGCTAACACAACAGGCCCCGACTCCCAATATAGACCGTTTGGCAAAGAACGGGGCGCTTTTTACGCACAGTTACGTTACAAACTCTATCTGTGGGCCAAGTAGGGCTGTAATATTGACCGGAAAACACAGTCATATAAACGGTTTCAGACAGAACGGAGATCAGTTTAACGGTAATCAGGTGACGCTACCCAAAATATTAAAATCAGCGGGGTATCAAACAGCAATTGTGGGAAAATGGCATTTGCACGGGGAGCCTCAAGGATTTGATTATTCCAAAATAATTGTAGATCAGGGCAACTATTACAATCCGGATTTTATTGAAAAAGACGATACGACAAGAATACAGGGCTATGCGACAGATATTATTACCAATGACGCCCTTAACTGGTTGCAAAACAAAAGAAACGATAGCCTTCCGTTTTTTATGATGGTGCATCACAAAGCCCCGCATCGTAACTGGATGCCGGCATTGCGTTATATGAACAAATATGACTCCGTTCAGTTTCCATTGCCTGATACGTATTTCCCGTCCTTAGAAAATCAACAAGCGGCAGAAGCTCAACTACAGACCATATATGACGATATGTACGAGGGTCATGACCTTAAAATGAGCAAGGAATACGGAAGTACGGAATTGGCACACAATCCTTGGACAACCGATTTTGAGCGAATGTCCCCTGAACAGAGAAACGCATGGGACAAAGCATATTTACCAAAAAATAATGCCTTTCATCAGGCGAATTTAAAAGGTAAGGATTTGGCCAAATGGAAGTTCCAGCGCTATATGCAAGATTATATGGCCACCATAGCCGCTGTAGATGAAGGTGTAGGTAAGATTTTGGATTACTTAGAGGAATCCGGATTGGATAAAAATACGTTAGTAGTCTATACTTCAGACCAAGGTTTTTATATGGGTGAGAAAGGATGGTTCGATAAGCGTTTTATGTACGAAGAGTCTTTTGGGACCCCTTTATTAATGCAATTGCCAGGCACTATTTCAGCAGAAACCAAGGTAGACGCTATGGTTCAAAATTTGGATTTTGCACAGACGTTTCTCGATTTTGCTGGTGTAGAAGGAGAAAGTAGAGCCATGCAAGGACAATCGTTTAAAGGACTTTTAGATGGTTCTATGAATCCTGAAGATTTTAGAGATGTACTTTATTACCATTACTATGATTATCCTGCCTTTCACATGGTGAAAAAACATTATGGCATTCGTACAGCACGGTATAAGTTAATGCACTTTTATGATGATATTGATATTTGGGAATTTTATGACCTGTACAAAGACCCAAAAGAACTGAATAACATAATTGATGATAGAACCTATTCATCTGTAATTGAACAAATGCACCATAAGCTAGATAGTGTTCAAAAGGTTTATAAGGTAACGGAAAAGGAATTTGTGCAAGCACCTGAGAAAAAAGTAAATGATGCGTACAAACAGTTTAAACGACTGAGAGGCAAGCCATAG